The Bacillota bacterium DNA segment GAGGCTGTCTTCATGGCCGACCGGATTGTCACCTTTTCGGCCCGCCCCGGACGGGTCATCGAGATCCTCCCCGTGCCCCTGTCGCGCCCGCGCAACCGTAAGGACGAGACCTTTCAGCGGCTGACCGACCAGGTCTATTCGCTCATCGTCTGATTCGCCGCCATCAATGGTCCGGCGATTCTCTGGAGGGAAAGCCCCTTGGAACTCATCTTGCTGCCCGACGTCAGCCTGTCCGAGGTCATGGGCTTCTGCGAACTGCTCGAGGACGCCGGCGGCCAGGAGGACGTCTACCGGATCTCCGAGTCGCTGAACCTCGAGCTCGACGACATCCTCCCGGTCATCGAGGCGGGCGAGCTCCTGGGTTTGATCCAGGCCGGGCGCGGGGACGTCGTCCTGACCGGGCTGGGCCGCTCGTTCCTGCACGCCGATGTCAACCGCCGCAAAACGATGCTGGCCGGGCAGTTGGCGCCGCTCGGGGTGTTCCGGACCGTCCTCGCGACCCTTCGCCAACGGCGCCACAATCACGCCCCGAAACGCCTGTTCTTTGACCTCTTCGCCGAGCATCTCCCGGATGAGGAGGCCGAACGCCTCCTGAAGACGGTTATCGACTGGGGGCGCTACGCCGAGCTCATCGGCTTCAGCCCGGAGACCGAAGAGATCTATCTCGATAAGGGGTGAGATCACTTGACCCACTCGCCATTCATCACCCGAAGCAGGTTGCGAACCACCAGGCGGTCGTCGAAGGGTCGTTCCCAGCCGTGAAAGACCTGCTTGGTCTCGTTGCCCTTGCCGGCGATGACGACCATGTCACCCGAACCGGCCTGCCGGAGGGCCTCCCGGATGGCCTCATAGCGGTCGATGATCACCGTGTACTTGTCCTCCAACCCGGAGTCGATGCCTCGTTCGATCTCCCGGACGATCTGCTCCGGGTCCTCAGAATAGACGTTGTCGAGGGTGATGATGGCATAGTCCGCCAGCCGGGCGGCGACGTCGCCCATATAGGGGCGCTTGGTCCGGTCCTTGTCGCCCTCGCAGCCGAAGACGACGATGGTCCGCCCGTGCGGTTGTTCCCTTGCCGCCTGCAGGACCTTCTCGAGGGCATCGGGGTTGTGGGCGAAGTCGACGATGACCGTGAAGGGCTGGCCGCAATCAATGATCTCAAAGCGGCCGGGGACGCAGGTCAGGGTCTCGATGCCCCGCTTGATCGTCTCCAGGTCGATCCCGTCGACCAGGCCGACGGCGGCCATGGCCAAGCAGTTGTAGAGGTTATAACGGCCTGGAAGGTGCGAGTCGACGGCGATCCCGCCGATGGGCGTGCAGATCACGTAGGAACTGCCGAACAGCCGGGGCCGGATGTGCCTGGCGGTGACGTCGGCCGGACGGTCGAGGCCGAAGGTCACGATCTGGGCCCGAGTGACCCCGGCCAGGCGACCCGACGAGGGGTCGTCGACGTTGAGGACGGCCGTCTGCGGTCCGAGTTTGCGGGCCTTGACTCCGAGATCCTCGAAAAGCTTGGTCTTGGCCGCCAGGTACCGATCGAAGTTGCCGTGGAAATCGAAGTGATCACGGGTGACATTAGTGAAGACGGCGATGTCAAACTCGCATCCGACCACCCGGGCAAGCTCAAGGGCGTGGGATGATACCTCCATGGCCACGTGGGTGACCCCGCTGTCGACCATCTCGCGCAGCAGGTGTTGAAGGTCGATCGAGTCCGGGGTGGTCCGCTGGGCCGGGATGACTTGCCCATCGATATGATTATGGATTGTTCCGATGAGGCCGGTGTTCATCCCGGCCGCCCGGTAGAGCGACTCGATCAGGAAGGTCGTGGTCGTCTTGCCGTTGGTGCCGGTCACCCCGACCACCCTGAGCCGGTCGGTGGGGTGACCGAAGAAGGCGGTGGCCATCCGGGCCAGGGCGTCCCGGGAGTCGTAGACCTCGAGCCGAGGGATGGCCGTCCCGTCCGGAAATTGCTTTTCTTCCCCGAGCTCAAAGGCCAGCCGAAGGGCCATCTCCTCGGGGGACCCCGGCGCCGGCCGCTGGACGGCGACGGCTCTCGCCCCGCGGCTGATGGCCTCCCCGATGTAGGAGTGCCCATCCTTCTTGTAGCCGTGGATGCAGACGAAGAGGTCTCCGGGGGCCACCCGACGGGAGTCGTTGGTGATGCCGCTGACCTCGATGTCCGTGTCGCCGAATACCCGCCAATCATCGCGGTCCAAGGCTTGGCAAAGCTGTCCCAGTCTCATCCCGGCAATGCCCCCTGGGGAGACGAATCATCTTTCGGCCCATTATTATGCCCACCAGCGGCCCGAACACGGGGTGGATAGGGTCCGGATAAAGGCCCATTGCCTGGGCGAAACTCACGGGTGATGGGCCGCCTAGTGCCTATCTTATGAACGAAGGAGCGGGGCCGTCACCGGCCCCGCTTACGTCATTGTTTCTGGTGATGTATTTTTCCCGCGCGGCCGAGTCGCCGCCTCACCCCTTGGCGCTGATGTTCACCCCGTCCAGGAGAATCCAGGGCAGCGTTCCGTCGAAGGTCCGCTTGGTTTCCCGGGAGAGGCCGGAAAGCTGGCTGTGCATGGCCTCAAAAGCGTTGGCCGAGAACATGCAGTCCTTGATCCGGCCGGTGATCCTGCCGTTCTCGATCTTGAAGCCGAGCACGACATTGCCGTTGACCTCGCCGGCCAGGAGGTTGCCGGCCCAGGCGCCCATCAGCTGGTCGATGAGAATCCCGTCGCGGATCCCCTTGATCATCGAAGCCAGGCTGGCCTGGCCGGGGGGAAGGACCAGTTGAGAGGTGGCCGGGGCGGGGGCCGACTCGAGCCCGTGACGCCAGCCGTTGCCGGTTGACTCCCGTCCGAGCGCCTTGGCCGTCCGTAGGTCCAGGTAGAAGGAGGCCAACTGGCCACGGTCGATGAGGGTCGTCTTCCGGGTCGGGACGCCCTCGTCATCGAACCAGGCGGAGGCGGGCGAGCGGGCCAGGGTTGGGTCATCGTGGAGGGTGAAGGCCGGGCTGAAGAGGGCCTGGCCGAGCTTGTCCCGCCACGGAGAGATACCTCGCTCGACGGCCTTTCCGTCGAGGCAGGAGATGAAAGGACGGAGGAGGTCGCCGGCCGCGTTCGGAGTCAGGATGGCCGGATAGCGTCCGGTCTTGATGGGGATGTTGACCCGCCCCAGGCGCAGGTCCTCGATAACCTTCTGATACAGGCGCGGGACGTCGACGGAGAGGTCGGTCGATCCATCCCCGTCATAGACGTCAAGCATGTTCTCCCCCTCGACCAGGTGGCCGAGGACGAAGACCTCGTACTCGGTCCGGCGATAGCGGCCGGAGAAGCCGCTCGTGGTGAGCACTCCGGACTCGTGGACCGACCGGGTCAGGCCGACCGTCGTCAGGACCTGGGGGTCATAGGTCGTGACCGCCTCGATGATCTGTCGGCCGGTGTCCACCAGGTCTTCGACCGGCAGGGAGGCGACCTTCTCGTCATCGATCTCGACCTTGTTCGGGGTGGCCCGGGGGGCGAATTCGAAGGAAGCCGGAGCCCCGTAGGTGCTGGCGGACAGGGCATTGTCGACGAGGGTGTCCCAGTCGCCCTCCTTGGTGGTCGTCGAGAAGCCGATCCGTCCGTCCTTGATGAGGCGGAGGGCCACGCCGAAGGTGGCGTTGGTCTGGATCTCCTTGAGTTTGTTGTTCTCGTAAGTCACCGGGGTCCCGGCGGCCCGCCGCCAGAAGACCTCGGCTGCGTCGCCCACCTTCTGCGCCTTGCTCAGGAGCTCCTCGAGGTTGGCCGGCATGGTCAATCCCTCCCCCCGATGACGACCTTCTGAATCCGCATGTGCGGCGACCACTCGCTGGTCGGGAGGGGGGCCTGGGCCCCCTTGCCGCAACCGCCGCCGGACTCGTGAGCTTCGAAGTCCGAGCCGACCAGGTCAATGTGGCCCAGGGTGGTAAAGACGTTGCCGGTCAGGGTGACGTCGCGGACCAGTTCGCCCAGGCGGCCGTCCCGGATCATGTAGGCCTCGCCGGCCGAGAAGGTGAACATCTCACCGTTGGTCTGCCCGCCGTAGGCCCTGACCGCGTAGACGCCGAGCTTGATCCCTCTGAGCATGTCTTCGAAGGTCGACTCACCCCGTTCGATGCAGGTGTTCCGCATCCGGCAGATGGGGGGGAAGCGGTAGTCGATGGCCCGAGCGTTTCCGGTCGGCCGCTCGCCCAGCTTGCCGGCTGTCTCCCGGGAGTGTAGGCGGCCGACCAGGACGCCCTCCTTGATCAGGTAGGTCTTTTCGGTCGGGATCCCTTCGTCGTCGTACTTCAAGTAGCCGCGGGCTCCTTCGTCGAGGCCGGTGTCGTAGATGTTCAGGAACTCCCCGCCGAACCGCTTGCCCAGGGCCATCACCCGTTGAAGGTTCTTGTCTTCGTAGACGTTGTCACCTTCGGAGAGGTGTCCGAAGGCTTCATGGGCGAAGATCCCGGTGAGGATGGGATCGGTGATCACCGTGTACTCGCCGCCCTTGATCGATTGGGCCTTGAGGAGGGCCACCGCGGTGGTTGCCGCCCGATGGATCCTCCCCTCCAGGCCGAGGACCACGTCGAAACCACTTGAGCCGCCGAAGCCGACGCTGGAAACCTGGGTCAAGTCTCCGTCCACGGCCATCGCCGTAACACTACCGCCAGTGTCGCTCTTCTCTTGTTCGATATAAGTCCCCTCGGAGCTGGCGAAGTAGATTTGACTGTACTTGTCCTGGTAGATGACGGACGAGCTCTTGACCGGCGGGCCGAAATCCAGGACGGCCCGGTTGTAATCGCCGAGGACGGCCATCTTCTTCTCCAGGGAGACCTTCCGCGGGTCGGCTCCCGGCTTCAGCTCGACCCGATCCTCGATGACCGGGGCCGGGGCCAGGTGGCTACGCTCCCCACGGGCTCGGCCGATCAGGCCGGCCTGGCGGATGGCCATGGTCACCTTGGACTCGAGGTCCTCGACCCGGTTGAAGGAGACGAAGCCCCAGCCACCGTCCACGAGGGCCCGGATGTTACCACCGTAGACCACGGACTGGCCGACGTTGTCCAGGGTGGGGCCGCGGAACTGGACCTTCGTGACGTGACTCTCCTCGAAGCGGACTTCGAGGTAGTCGGCGTCCTGGTGGCGGACGGCCCCGGTCAGAAATGACTTCAAGATCGCACCCCCTCATCGGCCGGTCGAGCATCCCGCTTCCTGTCGTTGGCCTCGTCTGGCCGCGTCCGGCGAATCTTCGGCGGTCCAGGCCCCATTTCCTGCAAGACACAGGGGCGCACGCGAAGTGCGCCCCTGCCCTGTCCCACCTTCATGAATCTCCAGCCAAGCCGTGCGGCCTGGGCCTCAGGACTTCTTGGTCCCCCCGGAAACCCCGCCCGTGCCGGCGCCTGTCGCCGTCCTGGTGGTGGTCCCGGTCTTGCCGGTCCCGGTCCCGCCGGTGGCGCCGCCCTCGTTGTGGACGGTCGACTCGAGCTTCTGGACCTTCTGTCGGCTCGGGCGTTGGGCGTCGAGGCCGATCTCGTTGGCCACCTCGAACTGGAATCGGTTCAAGTCGAAGCGATCAAAGCCGCCGAGGTTCTGGTTCGCCCCGAGGTTGCCCTGAGCGGTGTTGGACCCGACCGAAGCCTGGGTGAGGTTGCCCGAGGTGGTTATGTTCTCAAAACCGCGCGCCCGCGAATACTTCTTCCCAGCCATATGGTCACCTCCTCGGGTTTATGCTGCCCATCGCGGTGTCCATCATAGCTGGGATTTTTCGTCGAGAAAGGCTTGGCCCACAAGCCCCCGAAACCGGCCGCGCAAGGTCCGCGGACGCGGCGTGATTCGCTGTCACAAAGCTGGTCAACTTCTTATGTAATAGACCCCGTAGCCGCCGGCCGGGTAGTTGAAGTGGATGTTGCCGCGAGGGCACAGGTACAGGCAGGCCCCGCACTCCAGGCAACGCTGGTAGTGGATGGTGATCAGCCGTCCCATCTGGGCCAGGGCCTTCGAACGCACCTCGTCGGCGCTTGCCGGCCCGCCGCGCCACTCGAAGACCCCCGCCGGGCAAACGGTGAGGCAGGGACGGGCGCACTCGGCGTCGCCGCAGAGGGCCGGATCCTTCAGCCAGAGGCTGGGCTCGGGCGGAGGGTTGAACGAGTCCCGGGTGGTCTTGGCCGCCGGGGTCGTGCAGAGGTCTTCGCCCATCAGTACTCCACCCAGGCGGCCT contains these protein-coding regions:
- a CDS encoding AAA-associated domain-containing protein, with the translated sequence MELILLPDVSLSEVMGFCELLEDAGGQEDVYRISESLNLELDDILPVIEAGELLGLIQAGRGDVVLTGLGRSFLHADVNRRKTMLAGQLAPLGVFRTVLATLRQRRHNHAPKRLFFDLFAEHLPDEEAERLLKTVIDWGRYAELIGFSPETEEIYLDKG
- a CDS encoding UDP-N-acetylmuramoyl-L-alanyl-D-glutamate--2,6-diaminopimelate ligase, which encodes MRLGQLCQALDRDDWRVFGDTDIEVSGITNDSRRVAPGDLFVCIHGYKKDGHSYIGEAISRGARAVAVQRPAPGSPEEMALRLAFELGEEKQFPDGTAIPRLEVYDSRDALARMATAFFGHPTDRLRVVGVTGTNGKTTTTFLIESLYRAAGMNTGLIGTIHNHIDGQVIPAQRTTPDSIDLQHLLREMVDSGVTHVAMEVSSHALELARVVGCEFDIAVFTNVTRDHFDFHGNFDRYLAAKTKLFEDLGVKARKLGPQTAVLNVDDPSSGRLAGVTRAQIVTFGLDRPADVTARHIRPRLFGSSYVICTPIGGIAVDSHLPGRYNLYNCLAMAAVGLVDGIDLETIKRGIETLTCVPGRFEIIDCGQPFTVIVDFAHNPDALEKVLQAAREQPHGRTIVVFGCEGDKDRTKRPYMGDVAARLADYAIITLDNVYSEDPEQIVREIERGIDSGLEDKYTVIIDRYEAIREALRQAGSGDMVVIAGKGNETKQVFHGWERPFDDRLVVRNLLRVMNGEWVK
- a CDS encoding TldD/PmbA family protein, translated to MPANLEELLSKAQKVGDAAEVFWRRAAGTPVTYENNKLKEIQTNATFGVALRLIKDGRIGFSTTTKEGDWDTLVDNALSASTYGAPASFEFAPRATPNKVEIDDEKVASLPVEDLVDTGRQIIEAVTTYDPQVLTTVGLTRSVHESGVLTTSGFSGRYRRTEYEVFVLGHLVEGENMLDVYDGDGSTDLSVDVPRLYQKVIEDLRLGRVNIPIKTGRYPAILTPNAAGDLLRPFISCLDGKAVERGISPWRDKLGQALFSPAFTLHDDPTLARSPASAWFDDEGVPTRKTTLIDRGQLASFYLDLRTAKALGRESTGNGWRHGLESAPAPATSQLVLPPGQASLASMIKGIRDGILIDQLMGAWAGNLLAGEVNGNVVLGFKIENGRITGRIKDCMFSANAFEAMHSQLSGLSRETKRTFDGTLPWILLDGVNISAKG
- a CDS encoding TldD/PmbA family protein; this encodes MKSFLTGAVRHQDADYLEVRFEESHVTKVQFRGPTLDNVGQSVVYGGNIRALVDGGWGFVSFNRVEDLESKVTMAIRQAGLIGRARGERSHLAPAPVIEDRVELKPGADPRKVSLEKKMAVLGDYNRAVLDFGPPVKSSSVIYQDKYSQIYFASSEGTYIEQEKSDTGGSVTAMAVDGDLTQVSSVGFGGSSGFDVVLGLEGRIHRAATTAVALLKAQSIKGGEYTVITDPILTGIFAHEAFGHLSEGDNVYEDKNLQRVMALGKRFGGEFLNIYDTGLDEGARGYLKYDDEGIPTEKTYLIKEGVLVGRLHSRETAGKLGERPTGNARAIDYRFPPICRMRNTCIERGESTFEDMLRGIKLGVYAVRAYGGQTNGEMFTFSAGEAYMIRDGRLGELVRDVTLTGNVFTTLGHIDLVGSDFEAHESGGGCGKGAQAPLPTSEWSPHMRIQKVVIGGRD
- a CDS encoding 4Fe-4S dicluster domain-containing protein, whose translation is MGEDLCTTPAAKTTRDSFNPPPEPSLWLKDPALCGDAECARPCLTVCPAGVFEWRGGPASADEVRSKALAQMGRLITIHYQRCLECGACLYLCPRGNIHFNYPAGGYGVYYIRS